Proteins found in one Fulvitalea axinellae genomic segment:
- a CDS encoding BT_3928 family protein, which produces MKTLDKIVRWGLGAIFIFSGMVKLNDPAGTAIKMQEYFEVFSADFSPLFHHLIPHALPLALVICLLEVMLGWALLIRYRLRTTLWILLALIVYFGFLTYYSAAYNKVTDCGCFGDAIPLTPWQSFGKDVIFGVMALYLIIRGKSIFPPSQKKSQGGLLMALLTVANLYIGYRAIEHLPFVDFRPYKVGVNIPKAMQPSAEYRYLYLMEKGGKEYEFDKWPTDTTYKYKDMILLNPEAEPKITDFSVWNDEGDFTQQLFKGDWLVIVMNDASQEHAYIPALDQIKILAEKGEKKGIRPIILTASSEAEIDKLRHDKQLGFPVIYGDKTVLKTIIRSNPGLVLISSGTIKGKWHYNDTPSIGEVMSDLKSK; this is translated from the coding sequence ATGAAAACGCTGGATAAGATTGTAAGATGGGGCCTCGGCGCCATCTTTATTTTTTCGGGGATGGTCAAACTGAACGATCCCGCGGGCACAGCCATCAAAATGCAGGAGTACTTCGAAGTCTTTTCCGCGGACTTCTCTCCGCTGTTCCACCACCTGATTCCCCACGCCCTTCCGCTGGCGCTTGTCATATGCCTGCTGGAAGTAATGCTTGGCTGGGCTTTGCTGATTCGCTATCGCCTCAGGACCACGCTTTGGATCCTTCTGGCCCTGATCGTATACTTCGGCTTCCTCACTTACTATTCGGCGGCTTATAATAAAGTCACCGACTGCGGTTGCTTCGGCGACGCCATCCCGCTTACGCCGTGGCAGTCATTCGGCAAGGACGTCATCTTCGGCGTCATGGCGCTTTACCTTATTATTAGGGGCAAGAGCATATTCCCTCCAAGCCAGAAGAAAAGCCAAGGCGGGCTATTGATGGCTCTGCTTACCGTAGCCAACCTTTATATCGGCTACAGGGCTATCGAGCACCTTCCTTTTGTCGATTTCAGGCCTTACAAGGTAGGAGTCAACATACCGAAGGCCATGCAACCGAGCGCCGAATACCGTTACCTCTACTTGATGGAGAAGGGTGGCAAGGAATACGAGTTCGACAAATGGCCTACCGACACTACTTATAAATACAAGGACATGATCTTGCTGAATCCGGAGGCCGAACCGAAAATCACGGACTTCAGCGTATGGAACGACGAGGGAGACTTCACCCAACAACTCTTCAAAGGCGACTGGCTTGTCATAGTGATGAACGACGCCAGTCAGGAACACGCCTACATTCCAGCTTTGGACCAGATCAAGATTTTGGCCGAGAAAGGGGAAAAGAAAGGCATCAGGCCGATTATCCTGACGGCGTCTTCGGAAGCGGAGATCGACAAGCTCAGGCATGACAAACAGCTCGGCTTCCCCGTGATTTACGGAGACAAGACCGTGCTGAAAACCATCATCCGATCGAATCCGGGCCTCGTGCTCATCTCTTCCGGAACCATCAAGGGCAAGTGGCATTACAACGACACGCCCTCGATAGGCGAAGTGATGTCGGACTTGAAAAGCAAGTGA
- a CDS encoding DUF4271 domain-containing protein, whose translation MRLKSLLMCLTALFFLSFGHGLKAEDLRREGFVYNQATGSFVPYVGGKSLSDVKEMGFFVNAERDSLKMFLPKGSSLFVNNKLAAISKEGHLSVAVSLLLSYSESEDEAFVVLYNPAGLNGARFQNETKRQADSHEEQRDGSDYRDFLVMGSMLVFVLMAVLRLYYGGRPLYLPLNLRGSGPVVAGGKRRSGFSAGDVALWSGYGLAVGFVVANLKLLSSEVPITQISLRDALWVWGVWGMAFTFLLGTKRLYLSYMASVFALNGVDFIHFRDFVSYRLYGAMVALFAVLLLFFAQGYVSFSLYEIVFEILLMFYFVFFIVFYLFSFRSFPFNKFHLFSYLCISETLPFLAGLKILLSH comes from the coding sequence ATGCGGCTTAAATCATTGCTAATGTGCCTTACGGCGCTGTTTTTTCTTTCGTTTGGCCATGGCTTGAAAGCTGAGGATTTAAGGCGTGAAGGGTTTGTATATAATCAAGCCACCGGCAGTTTTGTGCCGTACGTGGGTGGAAAGAGCCTGTCGGATGTTAAAGAGATGGGTTTTTTCGTAAACGCTGAGCGGGATTCCCTGAAAATGTTTTTGCCTAAGGGCTCGTCTTTGTTTGTGAATAATAAATTAGCGGCGATTTCCAAGGAAGGTCACCTGTCTGTTGCGGTTTCCCTATTGTTGTCCTATTCAGAGAGTGAAGACGAAGCGTTTGTTGTCCTTTATAACCCGGCGGGGCTGAATGGGGCCCGTTTCCAAAACGAAACGAAGAGGCAGGCGGATTCTCATGAAGAGCAGAGGGATGGTTCCGACTATCGTGATTTTTTAGTAATGGGCAGTATGCTCGTTTTTGTTCTGATGGCTGTGCTAAGGCTGTATTACGGGGGGCGCCCGCTTTATTTGCCGTTGAATTTGCGAGGAAGTGGCCCTGTTGTGGCTGGTGGTAAGCGACGCTCAGGTTTTTCCGCTGGTGACGTGGCCTTGTGGTCGGGGTATGGATTGGCTGTTGGTTTTGTAGTGGCGAACCTGAAACTACTTTCAAGCGAAGTTCCGATAACGCAGATTTCCTTGCGTGACGCTCTTTGGGTTTGGGGCGTTTGGGGAATGGCTTTTACGTTCCTGTTGGGGACGAAGAGGTTATATTTGTCTTATATGGCAAGTGTTTTTGCCCTAAACGGAGTGGATTTCATTCATTTCCGAGATTTTGTGTCATATAGGCTTTACGGAGCGATGGTAGCACTATTTGCTGTGCTTTTGTTGTTCTTTGCTCAGGGCTATGTGTCGTTTTCATTATATGAAATTGTCTTCGAAATCCTATTAATGTTTTATTTTGTATTTTTTATTGTGTTTTATTTATTTTCTTTTCGTTCTTTCCCGTTTAACAAATTCCATTTATTTTCTTACCTTTGCATCTCCGAAACGTTGCCTTTCTTGGCGGGGCTGAAGATTCTCCTGAGCCATTGA
- a CDS encoding shikimate kinase, producing the protein MRNKKIFLMGMPSSGKTTLGKRVAPVLNLPFLDLDHVIEQSEGMSIPDIFKEKGEDYFRKTEARLLREVTEKEDMFLLSCGGGTPCYHDGIDFMNGHGLTVFIDVPAEELTKRMVGRGTETRPLFTGMETTRLLNELRERIDTRLPHYSKAKIQIKGESIDPEMVLGAILDEEYPAID; encoded by the coding sequence ATGCGAAACAAGAAGATCTTCCTGATGGGAATGCCCAGCTCTGGCAAAACCACCTTGGGCAAACGGGTGGCGCCCGTGCTTAACCTCCCGTTTCTTGACCTCGACCACGTGATCGAGCAAAGCGAGGGCATGAGCATTCCCGATATTTTCAAGGAAAAAGGCGAGGACTATTTCCGGAAAACAGAGGCACGACTGCTTAGGGAAGTCACCGAGAAAGAGGACATGTTCCTGCTCTCGTGCGGCGGCGGAACGCCCTGCTACCACGACGGCATCGACTTTATGAACGGGCACGGCCTAACTGTCTTCATCGATGTGCCCGCCGAGGAGCTGACCAAAAGAATGGTGGGCAGGGGCACCGAAACCCGCCCGCTGTTTACCGGCATGGAGACCACTCGGTTGCTGAACGAATTGCGTGAGCGGATCGACACTAGGCTTCCGCATTACTCAAAAGCCAAAATCCAGATCAAGGGCGAATCCATAGACCCCGAGATGGTCTTGGGCGCCATACTCGACGAGGAATACCCGGCAATCGACTAG
- the folP gene encoding dihydropteroate synthase → MTKDTAFYQKKVLKLNGKPCVLEAPQVMGIINATPDSFYEGSRTNATEDVVRKAGQMLEEGAFMLDVGGYSTRPGADDIPAEEEKQRVCRAVEAIKKEFAEAVISVDTFRADVAKAAVEAGASVVNDVSGGTLDDAMYGTVANLGVPYIMMHMRGTPQNMQDFTEYGDIVRDIIDFFHPRIHRLRKLGVNDIILDPGFGFSKTLDQNFELLRRMKELELLECPVLAGVSRKSMIWKTLDITASEALNGTTATHAFALANGAKILRAHDVKEAVEAVKIYMAMSGA, encoded by the coding sequence GTGACGAAAGATACGGCATTTTATCAAAAAAAAGTACTCAAGCTGAACGGAAAGCCCTGCGTGCTGGAGGCTCCGCAGGTGATGGGGATAATTAACGCCACTCCGGATTCGTTTTACGAAGGCAGTAGGACAAACGCGACGGAAGACGTGGTCCGCAAAGCTGGCCAGATGCTTGAGGAAGGCGCTTTTATGCTGGATGTTGGCGGTTACTCCACCCGCCCCGGCGCCGATGATATTCCCGCCGAGGAAGAGAAACAGCGGGTCTGCCGTGCTGTAGAAGCGATAAAAAAGGAGTTTGCGGAGGCTGTGATTTCCGTGGACACTTTCCGGGCCGACGTGGCCAAAGCGGCGGTGGAGGCAGGGGCTTCGGTGGTCAATGATGTGTCTGGCGGAACGCTGGACGACGCAATGTACGGCACCGTCGCCAATTTGGGAGTGCCGTACATTATGATGCATATGCGGGGAACGCCACAAAATATGCAGGACTTTACGGAATACGGCGACATCGTTAGGGATATTATAGATTTCTTCCACCCGAGAATCCACCGTTTGCGTAAGTTAGGAGTGAATGACATTATTTTGGATCCCGGTTTTGGATTCTCGAAAACGTTGGATCAGAATTTCGAGTTGCTTCGGAGGATGAAAGAACTTGAATTGCTCGAATGCCCGGTGTTGGCCGGAGTGTCCAGAAAGTCGATGATTTGGAAAACGCTGGATATAACCGCTTCCGAAGCATTGAACGGAACAACGGCGACGCATGCGTTCGCTTTGGCCAACGGGGCGAAAATACTGAGAGCGCATGACGTGAAAGAGGCCGTAGAGGCTGTTAAAATATACATGGCAATGTCTGGCGCTTAA
- the cdaA gene encoding diadenylate cyclase CdaA, with protein MLAAFNIGFLQVRFVDLIDITLVSFLLFQVYKLMRGSVAVKVFIGLLSLYLLYLVVKAAEMDLLASILGQFLGIGVIGIIILFQPEIRKFLLLLGRTTVFDKDNILKALIRRRSDSDGEWDVTPIIEAAKSMGNNMTGALIVLSKESNLEYYAQSGDYIEGIVSKRLLQAIFDKASPMHDGAVIIHRGKIIAARCVLPVSEKDNIPAQFGLRHRAAIGMTEVTPTLVLVVSEETGQMSVVVNGEIFHNLSAQEIRAKINLYLTGDEGKAGDKKVGKKAKQPAPAESPTTPETAGTAPIKESLEEIARQAIQEVVEPTPEESKPKVRSMLGEDVDAEEEKPVSSPKKEEGGKAEESA; from the coding sequence TTGCTTGCTGCTTTTAATATAGGATTTCTGCAGGTCCGTTTTGTAGACCTGATCGACATTACCCTTGTCAGCTTTTTGCTTTTTCAGGTTTACAAACTGATGAGGGGAAGCGTAGCGGTGAAAGTTTTCATCGGTTTGCTATCGTTGTATTTGCTCTATCTGGTGGTGAAAGCCGCCGAGATGGACCTTTTGGCTTCCATTCTGGGGCAGTTTCTCGGAATTGGGGTAATCGGTATCATCATCCTTTTTCAGCCCGAGATCCGGAAATTCTTGTTGCTTCTGGGCCGAACAACTGTTTTTGACAAAGACAATATTCTGAAAGCGCTGATTCGACGGCGGTCGGATTCCGATGGCGAATGGGATGTTACGCCAATAATAGAGGCCGCCAAGTCTATGGGCAATAATATGACTGGCGCTTTGATCGTATTGTCAAAGGAGTCGAATCTCGAATATTATGCGCAGTCGGGCGATTATATTGAAGGGATCGTATCGAAGAGGCTGTTGCAGGCCATTTTCGACAAGGCCAGCCCGATGCACGACGGTGCGGTGATTATCCATCGTGGCAAAATCATAGCGGCCCGTTGTGTGTTGCCTGTAAGCGAAAAGGATAATATTCCTGCCCAATTCGGTTTGCGCCACCGCGCGGCAATAGGGATGACTGAAGTCACGCCGACTTTGGTGTTGGTTGTCTCAGAAGAAACCGGCCAGATGTCGGTGGTGGTGAACGGCGAGATTTTCCATAACCTTTCCGCTCAGGAAATACGCGCGAAGATCAATCTGTACTTGACTGGCGACGAAGGGAAAGCCGGAGATAAAAAGGTTGGCAAAAAGGCTAAGCAACCCGCACCGGCTGAGAGCCCAACTACTCCTGAAACGGCAGGAACCGCGCCGATAAAAGAATCGTTGGAGGAGATTGCGCGGCAAGCGATACAGGAGGTGGTAGAACCAACCCCTGAAGAGAGCAAGCCGAAGGTAAGATCAATGTTGGGCGAGGATGTGGACGCTGAAGAAGAAAAGCCGGTGTCGTCGCCAAAAAAAGAAGAAGGGGGAAAGGCTGAAGAGTCAGCTTAA
- a CDS encoding DUF1599 domain-containing protein has translation MENKTVNEYNQVIKACKDVFIKKTKDYGTAWRILRLGSITDQIFIKAKRIRSIQEKGTQKVDDDIRDEFKGIINYCVMAQIQLELADDERLEIEPEEINDLYDKFAEATRSLLENKNHDYGEAWREMRVSSMTDIILMKLLRVKQIEDNEGQTLISEGVDANYQDMLNYSVFCLILLNADENAG, from the coding sequence ATGGAAAACAAGACGGTCAACGAATATAACCAAGTTATCAAGGCTTGCAAAGATGTTTTCATCAAGAAAACTAAGGATTACGGCACCGCTTGGCGAATTCTGCGCCTCGGATCCATCACGGACCAAATATTCATAAAGGCCAAACGCATCCGGTCTATCCAGGAAAAGGGGACCCAAAAGGTCGACGACGATATCCGTGACGAGTTCAAAGGCATTATCAACTACTGCGTCATGGCGCAGATACAGCTCGAACTGGCCGACGACGAGCGCCTGGAAATCGAACCGGAAGAAATCAACGACCTTTATGACAAGTTCGCCGAGGCCACCCGTTCTTTATTGGAGAACAAGAACCACGATTACGGCGAGGCCTGGAGAGAAATGAGGGTCAGCTCCATGACTGACATTATCCTGATGAAACTCCTCCGGGTGAAACAAATCGAGGACAACGAAGGCCAGACGCTAATATCGGAAGGCGTCGACGCCAACTACCAAGACATGCTTAACTATTCTGTTTTTTGCCTGATATTACTAAACGCCGATGAAAACGCTGGATAA
- a CDS encoding AsmA-like C-terminal region-containing protein, with the protein MKKVFYFISGLVVFLVLAMILIPVFFKDDIAKQVDKILAESVNAEIRYNPEEFDLSFFSHFPHLTVGMGEVSVIGKDIFAGDTLASLKSFQASVNPFSALAGKLDVGGVYLTAPRVHVIVTEDGKANYDIAKPSEEQPSKENKAEEGEESGPATFKIAIQEWAVTDANIIYDDRQQKVLLAISKLNHEGAGDFTADVFNLDTRTTVDDLNLTYDGTEYLSEKQLDATVSLLMDMPNQSFTFRENDIKLNDFGFGFDGNVKLDKDDIITDITFASKESTFKSILSLVPGVFTKDFEDIKTEGKFKLDGFVKGLYRNETLPGFGLNLSVNDGFFKYPDLPQDIHDINVAMSVDHKEGPMESTSVNVSSLKLSLGNNPISGNVLVKNLRNYDMDAALQAKVNLADFGQLVPMDSLDLKGTFALGLKASGYYDSVKHILPAIDATASLKNGYVKTAEFPIPLQNLQFNATAVNKTGKNADLVVSVPDFGVSMGTDRFTANMKLFNLDDISWIINAEGGLNLAVIADAFLPKDMKMAGTMKANLNTRGKLSDAQAQRYAKLPTSGAVTLSNFKFQSPDLPKGMDIPTATLTFDPKKIELKDFSAKFDNSDIRATGSVGNYIAYALEKNATLTGILDVNSNYFDLNQFMSEEEAPADSVKAETTAKTETENTEEGVILVPKNLDLTLTTNMKKVDVTGISILDAKGKITVKNGKANLKDVTFTTLGGSVAMNGAYDTGNPEIPKFDYTLNVKEISFQKTYQAFTTVQKMAPIAGDITGDYSANFVIEGKLGKAMSPVYESLNGNGTVKIKDAALKDNELIGKINKLAKIGSKNMRLENTTVKAKIVNGKVITEPFDIKLDKYKATVSGWNDFTGHAVYDMAVLVPAKGVSNAVNSLISNLTKTKTEAIGSTLQVNLELTRKPSGDKSSTSVKLKGIKTIKGKGQTSGQTKKKEDKKKDIGKEVEKALKGLF; encoded by the coding sequence ATGAAAAAAGTCTTTTATTTCATCTCGGGACTTGTCGTATTCCTGGTTTTGGCCATGATACTCATCCCTGTTTTTTTCAAGGACGATATCGCCAAACAGGTCGATAAAATCCTTGCGGAAAGCGTGAACGCCGAAATCCGCTACAATCCCGAAGAGTTCGACCTGAGCTTCTTCAGCCATTTCCCTCACCTTACCGTAGGGATGGGGGAAGTCTCCGTAATCGGAAAAGACATATTCGCCGGCGACACCCTCGCCTCCCTCAAAAGCTTTCAGGCTTCCGTAAACCCGTTCAGCGCGCTGGCCGGAAAGCTTGACGTAGGCGGAGTTTACCTGACAGCGCCCCGTGTCCACGTGATAGTAACCGAAGACGGCAAGGCCAATTACGACATCGCCAAACCTTCGGAAGAGCAACCGAGCAAGGAAAACAAAGCCGAAGAGGGCGAGGAAAGCGGTCCGGCCACGTTCAAGATCGCCATCCAGGAATGGGCCGTCACCGACGCCAATATCATCTACGACGACCGCCAACAGAAAGTCTTGCTGGCCATCTCCAAACTAAACCACGAAGGCGCCGGCGACTTCACCGCCGACGTGTTCAACCTTGACACCCGCACCACTGTCGATGACCTGAACCTCACGTATGACGGAACGGAATACCTGAGCGAAAAACAGCTCGACGCCACTGTCAGCCTGCTGATGGACATGCCGAACCAGTCGTTCACCTTCCGTGAAAACGACATCAAGCTCAACGATTTCGGCTTTGGCTTCGATGGCAACGTCAAGCTCGACAAAGACGACATCATCACCGACATCACCTTCGCCTCCAAGGAAAGCACCTTCAAAAGTATACTGTCGCTGGTTCCCGGCGTGTTCACAAAAGACTTTGAAGACATCAAAACCGAAGGAAAATTCAAGCTCGACGGTTTCGTGAAAGGGCTGTACCGCAACGAAACGCTACCAGGATTCGGCCTTAACCTTAGCGTCAACGACGGATTTTTCAAATACCCGGACCTTCCGCAAGACATCCACGACATCAACGTCGCTATGTCCGTAGACCACAAAGAAGGCCCGATGGAAAGCACTTCGGTAAACGTATCAAGTCTAAAGCTTAGCCTCGGAAACAATCCGATCAGCGGAAACGTGCTTGTCAAGAACCTCCGCAACTATGATATGGACGCCGCTTTGCAGGCAAAAGTCAACCTGGCGGATTTCGGCCAGCTCGTCCCGATGGACAGCCTCGACTTGAAAGGCACCTTCGCCCTCGGGCTGAAGGCTTCAGGCTATTACGATAGCGTAAAACACATACTCCCCGCCATCGACGCGACGGCCAGCCTCAAAAACGGATATGTAAAAACCGCCGAGTTCCCGATCCCTCTCCAAAATCTGCAGTTCAACGCCACGGCGGTCAACAAAACGGGCAAGAACGCTGATCTGGTGGTTTCCGTACCCGACTTCGGCGTCAGTATGGGAACAGACCGCTTCACCGCCAATATGAAGCTCTTCAACCTGGACGATATCTCCTGGATTATCAACGCCGAAGGCGGACTCAACCTAGCCGTAATCGCCGACGCTTTCCTGCCCAAAGACATGAAAATGGCAGGCACAATGAAAGCGAACCTCAATACCCGAGGCAAGCTTTCGGACGCCCAAGCCCAGCGCTACGCCAAGTTGCCGACTTCCGGAGCCGTTACGCTTAGCAACTTCAAGTTCCAAAGTCCGGACCTTCCAAAAGGCATGGACATCCCGACAGCGACTTTGACTTTTGATCCTAAGAAAATCGAACTCAAAGATTTCAGCGCTAAATTCGACAACAGTGACATCCGGGCCACCGGCTCCGTAGGCAATTACATCGCCTACGCTTTGGAAAAAAACGCCACGCTTACCGGCATTTTGGACGTCAACTCAAACTACTTTGACCTGAACCAATTCATGAGCGAGGAGGAAGCTCCCGCTGACAGCGTAAAAGCCGAGACGACCGCCAAAACCGAAACCGAAAATACGGAAGAAGGCGTAATCCTCGTCCCTAAAAACCTGGACCTGACATTGACTACCAACATGAAAAAAGTTGATGTAACAGGCATCTCGATATTGGACGCAAAAGGAAAAATTACTGTCAAAAACGGCAAAGCGAACCTCAAAGACGTGACGTTCACCACGCTAGGCGGATCGGTAGCCATGAACGGCGCTTACGACACCGGCAACCCCGAAATCCCTAAGTTCGACTACACGCTTAACGTCAAGGAAATATCGTTTCAGAAGACTTACCAAGCCTTCACCACCGTCCAAAAAATGGCGCCGATAGCAGGCGACATCACCGGCGATTATTCCGCCAACTTCGTTATCGAAGGTAAATTGGGCAAAGCCATGTCGCCCGTTTACGAAAGCCTGAACGGAAACGGCACTGTCAAAATCAAAGACGCCGCGCTCAAGGACAACGAACTGATCGGAAAAATCAACAAGCTGGCCAAGATCGGGTCGAAAAACATGCGTTTGGAGAACACCACCGTCAAGGCAAAAATCGTCAACGGGAAGGTGATCACCGAGCCTTTCGACATCAAACTCGACAAGTACAAAGCCACCGTTTCGGGATGGAACGATTTCACTGGCCACGCCGTTTACGACATGGCCGTACTAGTTCCCGCTAAAGGGGTTTCAAACGCCGTCAACAGCCTGATTTCAAACCTTACCAAGACAAAAACGGAAGCCATCGGAAGCACTTTGCAAGTGAATCTGGAGCTGACCCGCAAACCTTCGGGCGACAAATCAAGTACGTCGGTAAAGCTGAAAGGCATCAAAACGATAAAAGGAAAAGGGCAGACATCTGGCCAAACCAAGAAAAAGGAAGACAAGAAGAAAGACATAGGGAAAGAGGTCGAAAAGGCTCTCAAGGGACTTTTCTGA
- a CDS encoding IclR family transcriptional regulator, with amino-acid sequence MEEQSSAPEKRAASSYYIPNVERALRVIELLADHQNGLSLPEMVKHLGISKSSLFRITTTLLGHNYLIRDEESKRFCLSRKVLSIGLSTISEHSLIEKALIPMRELRDELKETILLGVLLEIEGVTLEQVTGTHPFIFMLSAGKRFNLHASAPGKSILAFLPEHERKALLKRLHYEVFNKNTIGDMESLEEHLKEVRELGYAVDHAEEYEGVHCIGAPIFDAHGYPISAIWMTAPSARVSEEKFDEVGQKVKACAMRVSASFGYYDWSES; translated from the coding sequence ATGGAAGAGCAGTCCAGTGCGCCCGAGAAAAGGGCGGCGAGTAGTTATTATATACCGAATGTTGAACGGGCTTTAAGGGTTATAGAGTTATTGGCTGACCATCAGAACGGGCTGAGCCTGCCGGAGATGGTAAAGCACTTGGGGATCTCGAAAAGTAGCCTTTTCCGTATCACGACCACGCTTCTGGGACACAATTACCTGATCCGCGACGAAGAGTCGAAGCGTTTTTGCCTGTCGAGAAAAGTGTTGAGTATAGGGCTCTCCACCATCAGCGAGCACAGCCTTATAGAGAAGGCGCTGATCCCGATGAGGGAACTCCGCGACGAGCTGAAGGAGACGATCCTTCTGGGCGTTTTGTTGGAGATCGAGGGCGTAACGCTGGAACAGGTGACGGGAACCCACCCGTTTATTTTTATGCTGAGCGCAGGAAAGCGCTTCAATTTGCACGCTTCGGCGCCCGGAAAGTCTATCTTGGCCTTTTTGCCGGAGCACGAGCGGAAGGCTCTGCTCAAGCGCCTCCATTACGAGGTGTTCAACAAGAACACGATCGGGGATATGGAGAGCCTGGAAGAGCACCTCAAGGAAGTGCGCGAGCTGGGCTACGCTGTCGATCACGCCGAGGAATACGAAGGCGTGCACTGTATCGGTGCTCCGATTTTCGACGCTCACGGTTATCCGATTTCGGCTATCTGGATGACGGCGCCGTCGGCCAGGGTGTCCGAGGAGAAGTTCGACGAGGTTGGCCAGAAAGTGAAGGCCTGCGCCATGAGGGTTTCCGCATCGTTCGGTTACTACGATTGGTCGGAAAGCTGA
- the hemW gene encoding radical SAM family heme chaperone HemW — protein sequence MAGIYIHIPFCRQACHYCDFHFRTSMRLRTRIVDSITQEISMRTDYLEGEKIDTIYFGGGTPSILEISELEQILEKIQKTHLVSPNVEITLEANPDDLSEEKLRGIKSLGINRLSVGIQSFDDGFLKKLNRLHNGKEAIEVVNRARKVGFDNLSLDLIYAIPSNNHDIWMRDLETMMRLKPEHISAYALTVEHDTAFGNWLRKGKFTEVEEDFAAEQFEMLLETLNKNGYEQYEISNFSLPDKHSRHNSGYWRHAKYLGLGPGAHSYNGKQREYNVPNNPKYAKAIESGELPAIFEPLNLDDQINEYILTSLRTKWGTDAERISNLFEVDLLSKHREKIENLTNGNYIYIEKKSIFLTEKGKLLADKIATDLFV from the coding sequence ATGGCGGGAATTTACATACACATTCCATTTTGCCGGCAAGCCTGCCACTATTGCGATTTTCATTTCCGCACCAGCATGCGGCTCCGCACAAGGATTGTCGATTCCATTACGCAGGAAATTTCCATGCGGACGGATTATCTGGAGGGGGAAAAGATAGACACGATTTATTTTGGCGGTGGAACACCTTCTATTCTGGAAATATCAGAACTGGAGCAGATACTTGAAAAAATACAAAAAACCCATCTAGTCAGCCCAAATGTGGAAATAACACTAGAAGCCAACCCTGATGACTTAAGCGAAGAAAAACTTCGAGGCATAAAATCGCTTGGAATCAATAGGCTCAGCGTGGGAATTCAGTCTTTCGACGACGGCTTTCTCAAAAAACTTAATCGACTCCATAATGGAAAAGAGGCCATTGAGGTTGTTAATCGGGCGAGGAAAGTAGGTTTTGACAACCTGAGTCTGGATCTTATTTACGCCATTCCGTCAAACAACCACGACATCTGGATGCGGGATCTGGAAACTATGATGAGGCTGAAGCCAGAACACATTTCGGCCTACGCACTTACCGTAGAACATGACACCGCGTTCGGAAATTGGCTCCGCAAGGGAAAATTCACCGAAGTGGAAGAGGATTTCGCTGCGGAACAGTTCGAAATGCTTTTGGAAACTCTTAATAAAAATGGCTACGAACAATACGAGATTTCAAATTTCAGCCTGCCCGACAAGCATTCCAGACACAACAGCGGTTATTGGCGACACGCCAAATACCTTGGATTAGGGCCTGGAGCTCATTCCTACAATGGAAAACAACGGGAATACAATGTTCCCAACAATCCAAAATACGCCAAAGCGATCGAAAGCGGAGAATTACCAGCCATTTTCGAGCCGTTGAACCTGGACGATCAAATAAACGAGTATATCCTCACTTCTTTACGGACAAAATGGGGCACTGACGCAGAACGCATCAGTAATCTGTTTGAAGTGGACCTGTTGTCGAAACATCGGGAAAAAATTGAAAACCTAACGAACGGCAACTACATCTACATAGAAAAGAAAAGCATCTTCCTTACGGAAAAAGGGAAATTGCTGGCGGACAAAATAGCAACGGACCTATTCGTTTAG
- a CDS encoding DUF721 domain-containing protein has translation MTKYTQKSKFGKKSEPRKNDVVGIRESVEGMLQAFKLKKRFDETMLVSSWEELMGRTIAAKTSELAVRNGVLFVRITSAPLKQELNYRKADVLDRFREEYGHDIVTDVVFM, from the coding sequence ATGACTAAATATACCCAGAAATCGAAGTTCGGAAAGAAATCCGAACCTAGAAAAAACGATGTTGTCGGGATAAGGGAATCTGTGGAAGGTATGCTTCAGGCGTTCAAGCTCAAAAAAAGGTTTGACGAAACGATGTTGGTGTCGTCTTGGGAAGAATTGATGGGCCGAACAATAGCTGCCAAAACCAGTGAGTTAGCAGTGAGGAATGGGGTTTTATTCGTAAGGATTACCTCTGCTCCGTTGAAGCAGGAATTGAATTATCGCAAAGCCGATGTTCTGGACCGATTCCGTGAAGAATACGGCCATGATATCGTAACCGACGTCGTTTTTATGTAA